TGAACTTCTTGTCGCGAAGCTCACGGCCAACCGGCCCGAAGATACGGGTGCCGCGGGGCTCCCCGTCAGCCTTCAGGATCACGGCAGCGTTCTCGTCGAAGCTGATGTACGAACCGTCAACGCGACGGGTCGACTTGCGGGTACGAACGATGACGGCCTTGACGACCTCACCCTTCTTGACGTTGCCGCCGGGGATCGCGTCCTTCACGGTCGCGACGATGGTGTCGCCGAGACCTGCGTAACGACGCCCTGAGCCCCCGAGGACACGGATGGTAAGCAACTCCTTGGCGCCGGTGTTATCGGCAACCTTGAGTCGGGATTCCTGCTGAATCACTTGCTACTCCTTCAGTCAGTAAGCGCGGGGCGCTTACTTCGCCTTCTCGAGGATCTCGACCAGACGCCAGCGCTTCGAAGCGCTGAGCGGGCGGGTCTCGTGGATGAGAACGAGATCGCCGATGCCGGCGGTGTTCTGCTCGTCGTGGGCCTTCACCTTCGATGAGCGACGCATGACCTTGCCGTAGAGCGGGTGCTTCACGCGGTCCTCGACCTCAACAACAATGGTCTTATCCATCTTGTCGCTGACGACGTAGCCACGGCGCGCCTTGCGATACGGTCGCTGTTCCTTCTCGACCTCAGCCATTCTTAGGCCTCCTTCGTCTCAGCGGCGGCGGGCGCCTGCTCGGTCTTCTTGGTGGACGACTTCTTGGCAGAAGCCTTCTTCGCGGGCTCAGCGGCCGGGGTGACCCGAATGCCGAGCTCGCGCTCGCGGAGCACGGTGTAGATGCGAGCGATGTCGCGCTTCACCTGACGTACGCGCCCGTGGTTCTCAAGCTGGCCGGTGGCCGACTGGAAACGCAGGTTGAAGAGCTCGGCCTTAGCCTTCTTCAGCTCTTCCGCGAGACGCTCGTTTTCGAAGCTGTCAAGCTCGGTGACAGCCAGTTCCTTGGTTCCGATCGCCATTACGCGTCGCCCTCCTCGCGCTTGATAATGCGGGCCTTGAGGGGCAGCTTGTGGATGGCACGGGTGAGTGCCTCACGAGCGAGCTCCTCATCGACACCGGCGACCTCGAAGAGGACGCGGCCCGGCTTGACATTGGCAACCCACCACTCGGGTGAGCCCTTACCGGAACCCATGCGGGTTTCAGCGGGCTTCTTGGTCAGCGGACGGTCAGGGTAGATGTTGATCCACACCTTGCCACCACGCTTGATGTGACGGGTCATCGCGATACGAGCGGACTCGATCTGACGGTTCGTCACGTAAGCGGGGCTGAGCGCCTGGATACCGAACTCACCGAAGGTGACAGTGTTGCCACCCTTGGACTGACCGCTGCGGCTCGGGTGATGCTGCTTGCGGTACTTGACTCGACGGGGAATCAGCATTGGTTACTTCTCCGCTCCTGCTGCAGCGGGTGCAGCCTCAGCCTGAGCGCCACGGGGCGCACGGCGGCGATCGCCACGCTCACGAGACGGCTTCTGAGCCGCCTGCTCACGAGCGAGCTCCTTGTTCGTCAGGTCGCCCTTGTAGATCCAGACCTTCACGCCGATGCGGCCGAAGGTGGTCTTCGCCTCGTAGAAGCCGTAGTCGATGTTCGCGCGGAGCGTGTGCAGCGGCACGCGACCCTCACGGTAGAACTCCGAACGGCTCATCTCAGCGCCGCCAAGACGGCCGGAGACCTGGATACGGACGCCCTTGGCGCCAGCGCGCTGCGCGCCCTGGAGGCCCTTGCGCATTGCGCGGCGGAACGCCACGCGAGCAGCGAGCTGCTCGGCGATGCCCTGAGCGACGAGCTGAGCGTCAGCCTCGGGGTTCTTGACCTCGAGGATGTTCAGCTGGATCTGCTTGCCGGTGAGCTTCTCGAGGTCAGCGCGAATCCGCTCTGCCTCAGCACCGCGGCGACCGATAACGATGCCGGGGCGAGCAGTGTGGATGTCTACGCGGACACGGTCGCGGGTGCGCTCGATCTCGACTCGCGAGACGCCTGCGCGGTCCAGCTGGACCTGCAGGTGCTGGCGGATCTTGATGTCCTCGGCGAGATAGTCAGCATAACGCTGGCCCTTCTTCGTCGAGTCCGAGAACCAGCGCGACACGTGGTCGGTGGTAATCCCGAGGCGGAAGCCGTAGGGATGAATCTTCTGGCCCATTCCTTAGGCTCCCTTCTGAGCTGCCAGCTCATCAGCGGTCTGAAGAACGACCGTGATGTGGCTGGTGCGCTTGTTGATACGGAACGCGCGACCCTGTGCACGGGGGCGGAAACGCTTGAGCGTTGCGCCCTCATCCACGAATGCGCGCGCGATGACGAGCTCGTCCTCGTTGAGGCGCAGGTTCTCAGCGTCAGCCTTCACACGTGCGTTAGCGATCGCCGAAGCGACGAGCTTGAACACGGGCTCTGCGGCAGCCTGGGGCGCGAACTTCAGGATGGCGAGTGCCTCCTGCGCGTTCTTGCCACGAACCAGGTCAACGACACGACGGGCCTTCTGGGGGGTGATGCGGATATGACGCACGCGTGCGATCGATTCCACCATTTCTCTTCCTCCTTCACGTCACCGCGTTAGCGGCGACGGCCCTTCTTGTCGTCCTTCACGTGGCCACGGAAGGTACGAGTCGGGGCGAACTCGCCCAGCTTGTGCCCAACCATGGTTTCGGTGACGAATACGGGGATGTGCTTCCGACCGTCGTGCACAGCGATGGTGTGTCCCAGCATTGCGGGGATGATCATCGAGCGGCGCGACCAGGTCTTGATCACGTTCTTGGTGCCAGCTTCGTTCTGTACGACCACCTTGTTCAGCAGGTGGTTGTCGACGAAGGGGCCCTTCTTGAGACTACGAGGCATCTTCTATATCTCCTACCTGCCGACTAGCGCTTCTTGCCAGCGTTACGGCGGCGCACAATGAGCTTGTCGCTTTCCTTGTTAGGACGGCGCGTACGGCCTTCCTTCTGGCCCCAGGGGCTAACCGGGTGACGGCCACCCGAGGTGCGGCCTTCGCCACCACCGTGGGGGTGATCCACCGGGTTCATGACGACACCACGCACGGTCGGGCGGACGCCCTTCCAGCGCATACGGCCGGCCTTACCCCAGTTGATGTTCGACTGCTCGGCGTTGCCAACCTCGCCGACGGTCGCGCGGCAGCGCGCGTCGACGTTGCGAATCTCGCCCGAGGGGAGACGCAGCTGAGCGTAGGGGCCATCCTTCGCCACGAGGCGAACCGAGGAACCAGCGGAACGAGCGAGCTTCGCTCCCCCACCGGGCTTCAGCTCAATCGCGTGAATAACAGTACCCGTGGGGATGTTCTTCAGCGGCAAGTTGTTGCCGGGCTTGATATCCGAGCCGGCACCCGACTCGACGATGTCGCCCTGCTTGAGCTTGTTCGGAGCGATGATGTAACGCTTCGTGCCGTCCTCAAAGTGCAGCAGCGCGATGCGCGCGGTGCGGTTGGGGTCGTACTCGATGTGCGCTACGCGGGCGTTGACGCCGTCCTTGTCATTGCGACGGAAGTCGATGACGCGGTACTGGCGCTTGTGGCCACCACCGATGTGACGAGTCGTGATGCGGCCCTGGTTGTTGCGGCCACCCGTCTTCGGGAGTGGACGCAGCAGCGACTTCTCGGGCGTGGAGCGCGTGATCTCAGCGAAATCAGCAACGCTCGACCCGCGACGACCAGGGGTCGTCGGCTTGTACTTGCGAATTGCCATGTTGTGTTCCTTTTCGCCCCTTCTACAGCGCAGCCGTGAAGATGTCGATGGAGCCCGACTTCAGCGTGACGATGGCGCGCTTGGTGTCCTTGCGCTTGCCGAGGCCAAACTTCGTGCGGCGGGTCTTGCCCTTGCGGTTCAGGGTGTTGATCTTTGCGACCTTCACACCGAATACCGACTCGATGGCGAGCTTGATCTCGGTCTTCGACGCGGTGGGAGCAACCTCAAAGGTGTACTGTCCGTTTGCGTCGATGAGGCCGTAGCTCTTCTCCGAGACGATCGGGCGGATGATGACGTCGTGCGCAGCCTTGTTCATGCTCACTTCGAGTCCTCCTTAGCGGCACGACCGTCGACGAAAGCGTCGAAAGCTGCCTTGGTGAAGACGAGATCGTCACTGACGACAACGTCGTAGGCGTTGAGCTGATCGTGGAACAGCACGTGAACGTTCGGAAGGTTCTGAACGCTGAGCACGGTGAGCACGTCTTCGCGGTCTACGACCACGAGCACGCGGTTGCCCGGTGCGACCTGAGCGAGGAACTCGCGTGCGGTCTTCGTGCTCGGCTTGTCAGCGATGCCGAAGCCCTCGACAACGTGCAGACGGTTCGCGCGTGCGCGGTCCGAGAGCAGGCCAACGAGTGCAGCAGCGATCATCTTCTTGGGGGTGCGCTGCGAGTAATCGCGGGGCACGGGCCCGTGGACGATGCCACCGCCGCGGTGCTGCGGCATGCGGACCGAGCCCTGGCGTGCACGGCCAGTGCCCTTCTGCTTGAACGGCTTGACGCCGGAACCCGAGCGCTCGCCACGGGTCTTGGTCTTGTGCGTACCCTGACGGGCAGCAGCCAGCTGTGCCGTGACCACCTGGTGGATCAGCGGAACGTTGGTCTCGGCACCGAAGATAGCCTCGGGAAGGTCAACCGACCCAGCCTTCTTGCCCTTCGCGTCGAAAACCTCGAGCTTGGTAGCGGTAGCCATGAACTACGCCCCCTTCACTGCGTTGCGGACGAAAACGAGACGACCACGCGCACCGGGAACTGCACCCTTAACCAGGATGAGGCCCTTCTCGGCGTCGATCGCCTGAACGGTGAGGTTCTGCACGGTCACGCGATCGGTGCCCATACGGCCCGGCATCTTCTTGCCGCGGAAAACGCGACCGGGAGTTGCTGCGCCACCGACAGAGCCAGGCTTACGGTGGTTGCGGTGTGCACCGTGCGATGCCGAAACGCCCTTGAAGTTGTGACGCTTCATAGCGCCCGCGAAGCCCTTACCCTTCGAGGTGCCAACGACGTCGATCTTCTGACCGGCTTCGAAAGCGCCTTCGATGGTGAGCTCCTGGCCGAGGCTGTACTCAGCAGCGTCGGCGGTGCGGATCTCGGTGATGTGGCGACGCGGCGTAACACCGGCCTTCTCGAAGTGACCAGCCGAGGGCTGGTTCACCTTGCGGGGGTCGATCTGACCCGCGGCGATCTGAACGGCGCTGTAGCCGTCGACCTCGGGGGTACGGATCTGGGTGACAACGTTAGGCGCCACCTCGATGACGGTGACGGGAACGACCTTGCCGTCCTCGTCCCATACCTGAGTCATGCCGAGCTTGGTGCCCAGGAGACCCTTCACATTACGTACTGCAGTCATGTCTGGATCCCCCCTTAGAGCTTGATCTCGATGTTGACATCGGCCGGGAGATCGAGACGCATGAGCGAATCGACGGCCTTCGGGGTGGGATCGACGATGTCGATCAGGCGCTTGTGCGTGCGCTTCTCAAAGTGCTCGCGGCTGTCCTTGTACTTGTGCGGCGAACGGATCACAGCGATCACGTTCTTTTCCGTGGGGAGCGGCACGGGGCCGATCACGGTTGCGCCCGCGCGGGTGACCGTATCTACGATCTTGCGCGCTGAGCTATCAATGACCTCGTGGTCATACGACTTGAGTCGAATGCGGATCTTCTGTCCCGCCATGACATCTCTACTTTCTACTTGCGTCGTACTTTCGGCTTGTGGCCGACAGCATTGGACGTCTTGCGTACCAGCGCCCGTGGCAGTACGGGCACCCTGAAGTGCCTTAGTGCTGGGTCTCTGTTCACCTATCAATTTCTGCACGCACCAAAACGACCGGACTCGCGTCTGGCCGCCCCTCGGCGTGCAGGCTGTGTTCGCTGCCCGCGGCCTCACCGCCCCGATCAAGTCGAGAGGTAATGCACAGCCTGGCAGTGATCCGCATGCACGGAGTACTGAACCTGTCTATTCTGACACAGGGATTCACGCCGTGCAACCCGGGCGTGTCGCGTGTCGCGGCGCCCGAAAATTCCCCCTCCACAGCATCTGGGTTCAGCAGAAGGCATGCCCAAACTCGCGTGTTTAGGCATTACCTGCGCCGATCCAAGAGGCACTGCGCGGCGCACCCAGCACGCAGTACCCCAGAGCCCCTGGGCTAGACCCTGCGGTAGGTCAGGTCCCGGATGTCGCGACCCTTTTCAATGCCCTTGTTCTCAAACGCGGTGAGCACGCGGCCTTCATAACGGTCGGCCCAATCGCCCTCGAACGCCCGCTCAAACCCGGGGGCCTCGTCCATGACCACGCGCATGTGGTCGGCGTAGTTCTGCCAGTCGGTGCCGAGCCGCAGCACGCCGCCGGGCTTCAGCGCCCGGTGAGCGATGCGCGCGAAGTCCGCACTGATGAGCCGGCGCTTGTGGTGCTTGGCCTTCTTCCACGGGTCCGGGAAGAACACCCAAATCTCCGAGACCGACCCTTCGGGCAGGTAGTGCTCGAGCAACTCCGGCGCGTTGACCTCGGCTAGGCGCAGGTTCGTGAGCCCTGCGTCGGCGGCGCGAATCACGGTCCTGGCGAGGCCAGCACGGAACACCTCGATCGCGAGGAAGTTGGTCTCGGGTCGGGCGGCCGCCGCTGACAGAATCTGGTGCCCCTGGCCCGAACCGACCTCGACAATGAGCTCGGCCTCACGGCCGAAGATCTCAGCGGGGTCGCCCTTCTCGCCCTCGGCAACGCTCGTCGCCGCCGGCCCGTGGGCGATCTCGAGCAGGAAGTCGGCGCGCGATTCCTCCCACGCACGCTCCTGGGACGGCGTCATCCGGCCGCTGCGTCGCACAAACGACACGGGCTTATCGCGAAAGGTTGAGGGGTCAAATGCTCTGCGGGGCTGGTCAGTCACCCGTCAACGGTAGCCGGGCGCCCCTGGGAGTGCAATTGCGGCACGAGAGTATCCGCCGCAGCGCGCGCTCCGGGACTACGATGGAACGACATCATTGGAGCCACAAGGAGCGTGCTGAGATGAAGCGGATTCTGCTGGTCAACGGACCGAACCTTAACCTGCTCGGCACGCGCGAGCCCGAGATCTACGGCAGCGACACCTTGAAGGACGTCGAGCGGCTCGTCATCCGCGTCGCGAAAGAGTACGGGATCGACGTGCGCGCGGTGCAGTCGAACCACGAGGGCGAGCTCCTCGACGCGATCCACGAGGCGCGACACGACTGCTCTGCGATCATCATCAACCCGGCGGGGCTGACCCACACCTCTGTCGTGCTGCGCGACGCGCTCGCGGGCGTGCCGCTCCCGTTCGCCGAGATCCACATCTCAAACGTGTTCGCACGCGAGGAGTTCCGCCACCACTCGTTCCTCTCCCCCCTCGCAGAGTTTGTGATTACCGGCGCCGGCATTCAGGGCTACGAGTTCGCGGTGCGGCGCATCGCCGGCCTGCTCGCGCGTTAACCTCACGCAGGCTTCGTCCGCCAGCCGCGCCTAGGGCGCGGTCGGGAACACGTTGAACAGCGACGGGTTGTGCGCGTGCACGAGCACAGCGAACACCACGGCGTCGAACAAGAGGTGCACCGTCACCACGTAGCTGAGTGAGCGCGTGCGCAGGAAGATGAACCCCTGAACGAGCGCGAACGGGATCGTGAGGAGCGGCCCCCAGGCCCGGTACCCGAGCTCCCACAGGAACGAGACAAACACCACCGCCTGGAGCGCGTTCGCGAGCCACACAGGGAAGTGCCGCAGCAGCACGGCGAACACCGTGCAGATGAAGAACAGCTCGTCCCAGATGCCGACGGCGCCAACCCCGACAAACAATCGTGCGATGAGGTCAGGGCTGTCCACCCGTGGCCAGTTCGCGTAGACGCCCGACGAGATGAAGTAGTAGGGCAAGATCAGCCAACCGAGCACGAGCACGCCCGCGAGCCAACTCCAGTGCAGCCGACCCCAGCGTCGCCGGGGCGAGGCTCCACGCCACGGGAAGCTCGTCGCCCTGTCGCGGTAGCCGAACCGCGATACAAGGTACGGCACGAGCACCGCGCCCCCGAGCGCGAGCGTGAACCGCAGCATCGCGAGGTTGTCGAGCTCGGCCGCGAGCGGAATCGTGCGCACGATGAGCAGCCCCAGCGCGATGAGCGAGAGGTCGCGCGTCAACGAGGGCGCGGCGGGAGCCTCCGCCACCGGCGAAGATCGGGGAGCGATCAGGATCCCGGCGCGCCTATCCGCCACCACCGCAACCAGGAGCCCGGCCGCGAGCAGCCCGGCCCCCAGCCAGGGCAGCTCGGCGACGAAGAACGCTGGCGCCGCGAGCACCACACAGATCGCGGCAGCAAGGCCGACGCCCAGACCCCGTGTCGTCACGCTCATGCCACCAGCGTAACCGCTGCCCGCGGCCGCCTAGCGGCTACCCCCGCCCGCGACCCGCGACGACCGACGGCAGCCCCGCCGCGAGGAGCAGCCCGCCGATCCACCACCACAGCAGCATCAGGAAGCCGCCGTCAAGGAACGGGGCGGCCATCAGGATCGCGCCGGCGAGGGCGACGGCCGCCGCCGCGATCCTGCTCCCGAGCCCGAACCACACGGCGACCGCGAGCAGCACGGCGAGCACTGCCCACGCGGCCCAGTCGAGTCCGAAGGTACCGTTGAAGCCCGCGATCCCCATCCACACGACCGGGAGCGCGACGACCGCCGCGCCCACCCAGCGCCAGGTCCGCGCCTCGCGCGGCCCGATCCCACGCGAGAGGCGCCACGGCGTGACCGCGGCGAGCCACAGGATGAGCAAAAGCGGCAGGTACTCGGCGACGGAGATGAGCGCCGCGGGAAGCACTGTGACGATAACGGCGAACGCCGTCACGGTCGCGGCGCTCGCCCAGGCGTAGGCGGGCCGGTACCGCGGCGGGAGCACGAGCCCGAGTGCGACGATCGCGATCGGGATCAGCGAGAGGAGCGCGGCCTGGCCGCCGCCGCGCATGAGGAACCCGGAGAACGCCGCGGTGAGGATCGCGACCGCAAGGCCCGCGGCCTGCAACAGCCACGCTGCGCGGGCCGCCCGCTGCCAGTTCGTGTCTGCCCCCGTGGTCGCCGGGTCGAGCTCGGCGAGATACTGCGAGGCGAAGACTTCGGGGCCGCCGAGGCCCGCGAGCGCCTCTTCGACCGAACGCCCGCTGTCCTGCGCCTCAGCGACGTGCGCCCGGACGTCGTCAAGCGCGGCGCTCCGCATTGCCGCGGGCGCATCGCCGAGCGCTTCGCCGAGCGACCGGAGGTATGTCTCGACCTGCTTCGAGTGTGTCTGTGCATTCATGAGGTCTCCTTGGTGTCTGTACCGGGCTGATGATCCGCCACCTGCCCGGGCGGCTGGGCGGCGGCGATGAGCGATTCCACCTCGCCCGCGATCCCGCCCCACACGGTGGCAAAGACCGCGAGCAGCTCACGGCCCCGCGCGGTGATCGCGTAGTACCGCCGGGGGCGGGTGCCGCCCGTGTCTTCGGGTTGCTCCCACCTGGTCTCGACCGCGCCCGCCTCGCGCATCCGCGCGAGCAGCGGATAGAGACTGCCCTCGCTCGCGCTCAGGCCGCGATCCATGAGGGCGCCCGCGAGCTCGAGGCCGTACATGTCGCGGCCCGAAAGCAGCGCGAGCACGCAGTACTCGAGCACCCCCTTGCGGAGGTTTGTGGCTATTCGCTCGGCCTGTGATTCCATGACACCGACTATACCTTGCGTAACAAGTATTGCAATGCATGAACAAGTTTTTCTGTGCTCACAATTGCGGAGGACTACGCTGTGCGTATGAGCACTGAGGCAGCCACCCATCCAGCTGATTCCCACGACCGTATTCGCGTCTATGGCGCCCGCGAAAACAACCTCAAGGACGTGAGCGTCGAGCTCCCGAAGCGGCGGCTCACGGCATTCACCGGAGTCTCCGGCTCGGGCAAGAGCTCGCTCGTCTTCGCGACGATCGCGGCTGAGTCCCAGCGACTCATCAATGAGACGTACTCCACGTTCGTGCAGGGCTTCATGCCCACCCTTGCCCGCCCCGACGTCGACCTACTTGACGGGGTGACCACCGCGATCCTCGTCGATCAGCAGCGCATGGGCGCCGACCCGCGCTCCACCGTCGGCACCGCGACCGACGCGAACGCGATGCTGCGCATCCTTTTCAGCCGCCTCGGCACACCGCACATCGGCCCCGCGAAGGCATTCTCCTTCAACGTGGCCTCGATCTCGGGTGCCGGCGCGGTCACCGTCGAGAAGGGCGGCCGCACCACGAAGGAGCGCCGCTCGTTCAACATCATTGGCGGCATGTGCCCGCGCTGCGAGGGCCGCGGGAAAGTGAGCGACTTCGACCTCACCGCGCTCTACGACGCGTCGAAGACACTCAACGAGGGCGCCCTCACCATCCCCGGCTACTCGATGGATGGCTGGTACGGGCGCATCTTCGGCGGAAACGACTTCTTCGACGCTGACACCCCGATCAAGGATTTCACCGAGAAGCAGCTCAACGCCCTCCTCTACAAAGAGCCGACGAAGATCAAGGTCGACGGCATCAACGTGACCTACGAGGGGCTCATCCCGAAAATTCAGAAATCGATGCTCTCGAAAGACCGCGAGGCGATGCAGCCGCACATCCGCGCGTTCGTCGACCGGGCGATCACCTTTGACACCTGCCCCGAGTGTGAGGGCACCCGGCTCACCGAGCTCGCGCGCTCATCGAAGATCAAGGGCATCTCGATTGCCGACGCGTGCATGATGCAGATCTCGGACCTCGCAGAGTGGGTGCGGGGCGTCGACGACGCGTCTGTGGCGCCGCTCCTCGCGAACCTCCGCGACACCCTCGACTCGTTCGTCGAGATCGGACTCGGGTACCTCTCGCTCGACCGGCCCGCCGGCACGCTCTCGGGCGGTGAGTCGCAGCGCACGAAGATGATCCGCCACCTGGGGTCGAGCCTCACCGACGTGACGTACATCTTCGACGAGCCATCGATCGGGCTCCACCCCCACGACATCCAGCGCATGAACGGCCTGCTCCTCAGGCTGCGCGACAAGGGCAACACTGTGCTGGTCGTCGAGCACAAGCCCGAGATGATCAAGATCGCCGACCACGTCGTCGACCTCGGCCCCGCGGCTGGCGCAGCGGGTGGCGAGATTTGCTTCGAGGGCACGGTCGACGAGCTCGCGGCCTCTGACACCGTCACCGGCAGGCACTTCGGCGACCGCGCCTCCCTGAAGGATTCGGTGCGCGAGGCGACCGGCGCGATCGAAGTGCGCGGGGCAAACCGCAACAACCTCCGCGACGTCGATGTCGACGTGCCGCTCGGCGTGCTGTGCGCGATCACGGGCGTTGCCGGCTCTGGCAAGTCTTCGCTTATCCACGGCTACGTATCGGGCAGGGAGGGCGTCATCGCGGTCGATCAGTCCCCCATCAAGGGATCCCGCAGGTCGAACCCCGCCACGTACACGGGGGTGCTCGACCCGATCCGCACCGCGTTTGCGAAGGCGAACGGCGTGAAACCGGCGCTGTTCTCGGCGAACTCCGAGGGCGCGTGCCCGGTCTGCAAGGGCGCCGGCGTCATCTACACCGACCTCGTCGTCATGGCTGGCGTTGCGACCCCGTGCGACGAGTGCGAGGGTCGGCGCTACCAGGCTGAGGTACTGCAGTACCGTCTCGGTGGGAGCGAGGACGAAGGCGGCAAGAACATCGCCGAGCTGCTCGAGATGTCAATCACCGACGCCCACTCGTTCCTGTCCGGGGACTCCCCTGCGGGCGCGAGTGCGAAGGTGCCGAAGGCCGCGAAGATCCTCGCACGCCTCGTCGACGTCGGGGTCGGCTACCTCACGCTCGGCCAGCCCCTCACCACGCTCTCCGGCGGTGAGCGCCAGCGCGTGAAGCTCGCGATCGCGATGGCGGAAGACGCGGGCGTGTACGTGCTCGACGAGCCAACGACGGGCCTGCACCTCGCCGACGTCGAGCAGCTGCTCGGCGTGCTCGACAGGCTCGTCGACTCGGGCAAGAGCGTCGTCGTCATCGAACATCACCAGGCTGTCATGGCCCACGCCGACTGGATCATCGACATCGGGCCCGGGGCGGGCCAAGACGGTGGCACCGTGGTCTTCGAGGGGACGCCCGCAGCCCTGGTGGCTGCGAAGTCGACCCTCACCGGCGAGCACCTCGCGGAGTACGTGCGGTAGGCACGGGGCGCGCCGGGCTCCCCGGGCCCGGCTCCGGGGCTCGGGGCTCAGGGCTCGGGGCTCGGGGCTCGGCGCCCCGCGGTGACTCCCCGCGCCCCATGTCCCTCAATTTCTCCAATGCGCGTCATTTTCCCCCGGAATTAGGGGTGCACCGGATTATTTGGGTGGGAGGTGGTGGCGTCGACTCGCGCACGGCACGCAGCGCGTCGCGAACGGGCGCACCTCGAGCCGCTCCACGGGAATGGGATCGCCACAGCTTTCGCATACCCCGTAGCTGCCGGCCGCCCAGCGCTCGAGCGCGGCATCGACCTCCGAGAGTTCACCACGCGCGGCGTCCGCGAGGCCGCTGAGCCTTGACCACTCAGACGAGAGCGTCACGCCCTCGGGGTCGTGCTCGTCGTCATCGTTCGAGGATTCGCGACTGCGCACGAGCTCGGCGAGCGTGCGCTCAAGCTCGCTGGCGCGCCCCGCGACCTCGAGCCGGGCCGCCTCAAGCAGCGCTAGCAGCCGCGGGTCAGCAGCACCAGCGCCGCCAGCACCAACAGCACCAACAGCACCAGCAGCGCCGTCAGCACCAGCAGCACCAGCAGCCGCGCCCACGACTACGCCTCCGCAGACGGGTCGACCGGAGCCTTCTCGTTCAACGCCCGGATCAGCCGGTACAGCTCACCAATCGCATGCGGCCGAGGCACGAGGCGAACCCGCGCAAGG
This portion of the Leucobacter komagatae genome encodes:
- a CDS encoding ATP-binding cassette domain-containing protein — encoded protein: MSTEAATHPADSHDRIRVYGARENNLKDVSVELPKRRLTAFTGVSGSGKSSLVFATIAAESQRLINETYSTFVQGFMPTLARPDVDLLDGVTTAILVDQQRMGADPRSTVGTATDANAMLRILFSRLGTPHIGPAKAFSFNVASISGAGAVTVEKGGRTTKERRSFNIIGGMCPRCEGRGKVSDFDLTALYDASKTLNEGALTIPGYSMDGWYGRIFGGNDFFDADTPIKDFTEKQLNALLYKEPTKIKVDGINVTYEGLIPKIQKSMLSKDREAMQPHIRAFVDRAITFDTCPECEGTRLTELARSSKIKGISIADACMMQISDLAEWVRGVDDASVAPLLANLRDTLDSFVEIGLGYLSLDRPAGTLSGGESQRTKMIRHLGSSLTDVTYIFDEPSIGLHPHDIQRMNGLLLRLRDKGNTVLVVEHKPEMIKIADHVVDLGPAAGAAGGEICFEGTVDELAASDTVTGRHFGDRASLKDSVREATGAIEVRGANRNNLRDVDVDVPLGVLCAITGVAGSGKSSLIHGYVSGREGVIAVDQSPIKGSRRSNPATYTGVLDPIRTAFAKANGVKPALFSANSEGACPVCKGAGVIYTDLVVMAGVATPCDECEGRRYQAEVLQYRLGGSEDEGGKNIAELLEMSITDAHSFLSGDSPAGASAKVPKAAKILARLVDVGVGYLTLGQPLTTLSGGERQRVKLAIAMAEDAGVYVLDEPTTGLHLADVEQLLGVLDRLVDSGKSVVVIEHHQAVMAHADWIIDIGPGAGQDGGTVVFEGTPAALVAAKSTLTGEHLAEYVR
- a CDS encoding HAAS signaling domain-containing protein, which translates into the protein MNAQTHSKQVETYLRSLGEALGDAPAAMRSAALDDVRAHVAEAQDSGRSVEEALAGLGGPEVFASQYLAELDPATTGADTNWQRAARAAWLLQAAGLAVAILTAAFSGFLMRGGGQAALLSLIPIAIVALGLVLPPRYRPAYAWASAATVTAFAVIVTVLPAALISVAEYLPLLLILWLAAVTPWRLSRGIGPREARTWRWVGAAVVALPVVWMGIAGFNGTFGLDWAAWAVLAVLLAVAVWFGLGSRIAAAAVALAGAILMAAPFLDGGFLMLLWWWIGGLLLAAGLPSVVAGRGRG
- a CDS encoding TraR/DksA family transcriptional regulator; this encodes MGAAAGAAGADGAAGAVGAVGAGGAGAADPRLLALLEAARLEVAGRASELERTLAELVRSRESSNDDDEHDPEGVTLSSEWSRLSGLADAARGELSEVDAALERWAAGSYGVCESCGDPIPVERLEVRPFATRCVPCASRRHHLPPK
- a CDS encoding CPBP family intramembrane glutamic endopeptidase, translated to MSVTTRGLGVGLAAAICVVLAAPAFFVAELPWLGAGLLAAGLLVAVVADRRAGILIAPRSSPVAEAPAAPSLTRDLSLIALGLLIVRTIPLAAELDNLAMLRFTLALGGAVLVPYLVSRFGYRDRATSFPWRGASPRRRWGRLHWSWLAGVLVLGWLILPYYFISSGVYANWPRVDSPDLIARLFVGVGAVGIWDELFFICTVFAVLLRHFPVWLANALQAVVFVSFLWELGYRAWGPLLTIPFALVQGFIFLRTRSLSYVVTVHLLFDAVVFAVLVHAHNPSLFNVFPTAP
- a CDS encoding PadR family transcriptional regulator; this encodes MESQAERIATNLRKGVLEYCVLALLSGRDMYGLELAGALMDRGLSASEGSLYPLLARMREAGAVETRWEQPEDTGGTRPRRYYAITARGRELLAVFATVWGGIAGEVESLIAAAQPPGQVADHQPGTDTKETS